A single window of Nicotiana sylvestris chromosome 3, ASM39365v2, whole genome shotgun sequence DNA harbors:
- the LOC104241924 gene encoding uncharacterized protein: MATLIAYRLSEKKSIIQSAILTIELLLLSTGLISTFFMLKKAINPRYLFDMFLFNLKEVFTCLKSFLSSPLYICLFINSVVILILTFSKFHRSTMDFLNIFLDEKNVGAENMQIQDHESESPQLCSPPQHHEKDDKPNRSNSAIAMDTVMSFFSRYNNSHPVLEDIEDEMPCSVKDIEIDCVQKMSFPDISHLTQAREIISPLSTNPVPQPTIKTNYTTTYTNQQEMTNQENIEELEEVNDSLEATWNAITGGGNKKNKKQVVLKKSETWTAEPEARVVSSAQSIGSKDLLPSVASAWKDLRKALTFNDALSVFRRGGLRGDFNSVSAEESNKRFDDFIKKINRERMLQRQESDQRAFNNMLNRAR, from the coding sequence ATGGCAACGTTGATAGCGTATAGATTATCAGAGAAGAAAAGCATAATACAATCTGCGATATTAACCATAGAGCTTCTTCTCTTATCAACTGGACTAATCTCTACTTTTTTCATGCTCAAAAAAGCTATAAATCCGCGCTACTTATTTGACATGTTTCTCTTTAACCTGAAGGAAGTTTTTACTTGTTTAAAGAGCTTCTTGTCATCTCCACTTTATATCTGCCTCTTTATCAATTCTGTTGTCATTCTTATCTTGACTTTCTCCAAATTTCACCGCTCCACAATGGACTTTCTTAATATTTTTCTAGATGAAAAGAATGTTGGTGCTGAAAATATGCAGATTCAGGATCATGAGTCAGAGTCACCACAATTATGTTCACCACCACAACATCATGAGAAAGATGACAAGCCGAATAGATCTAATTCTGCTATTGCAATGGACACAGTTATGTCCTTTTTCAGTCGTTATAATAATTCACATCCTGTCTTAGAAGATATTGAAGATGAGATGCCGTGTAGTGTGAAAGACATTGAAATTGATTGTGTACAAAAAATGTCATTTCCAGACATTTCTCATTTGACTCAAGCCCGTGAAATCATTAGTCCACTTTCAACAAATCCAGTACCTCAACCAACTATAAAAACCAACTATACAACAACCTACACCAATCAGCAAGAAATGACCAATCAAGAAAATATTGAAGAATTAGAGGAAGTGAATGACTCATTGGAGGCAACATGGAACGCGATAACGGGAGGAGGaaacaagaaaaataagaaaCAAGTAGTACTAAAGAAGAGTGAGACATGGACAGCGGAGCCAGAGGCAAGGGTAGTGTCATCAGCACAGAGCATTGGATCCAAAGACTTGTTGCCATCAGTGGCTTCGGCATGGAAGGACTTGAGGAAGGCATTAACTTTTAACGATGCTTTATCGGTGTTTAGACGAGGGGGATTGAGAGGGGACTTTAATTCCGTCAGTGCAGAGGAATCCAACAAAAGATTTGATGATTTCATAAAGAAAATCAACCGTGAGAGAATGTTGCAGAGGCAAGAATCTGATCAGCGTGCCTTTAATAATATGCTAAACCGGGCTCGTTAA